The segment CCGCATTACAATCTGCCGCGTTTGCACCAGCTATTGAAGGAAGAGAACGCGGAATACGCCGAGCACGTGGTCGAGTGCCACGGGCTGGTGGTGCCCGGCAAGCCCGGCGCGCTGACCGGAATCGAGGTGTTGCGCGTGCCGACGCGGGAGCCGCTCGAAGACGCCGCGGCCGAGCATGTCGGCTCCGGCGATCCCCTGTCCGTCTAGTTGCTGCGCTCCTCGTTCGAGGTCGCCGTGCTTTTCCGCCACAGGCGGTTAAGCATGTTTCCCCCGGGCAAGCGTCCATCTTGTCGGGCATGGACACGACCCCTTCTACGGTCCATGCTGTACGGCAGGCCAGACGCCTTTGGTTCGGCGTCGCGCTCGGCACCTATTGGAAGGCACCATGCAGATCGTCTCGTGGCCGCGATTGGCCGCCGCTTATTTCGTTGCTCTTCACGTTTTCGGAGTCGTCTCGCGGAGCTTCGCCGACGAGACGGTTCCGCTGGCCGATCTCGGCGAGGAAGTCACGGTTTATTCAGACGCCCACGGCATCCCGCACGTCTTCGCCCGCAATTGGAACGACGCCGCGCGCGCCCTAGGCTATCTGCACGCCAGCGACCGGCTGTGGCAGATGGATATGTTCCGCAGGCAAGCCTCGGGCGTTACGGCCGAGCTCTTGGGCAAGGATGCACTTCCGCATGATATCCTGATGCGGCAGCTCGGTATCCGCCGCACGTGCGAAGCGCTATGGAACGGCGGCGGTCTGCCCGAGGCGCTCCGCGCTGAGCTGGTGGCGTACGCCGCCGGCGTCAACGCGCGCATCGCGACGCTTGATGAAAAAACCCTGCCGCCGTATTTCGCTGCGCTCGGCTATCGCCCGGCGCCGTGGACCCCCGTCGATTCGCTGGTTTTCTCCAAGTACATGGGCTGGGACCAGTCGGGCACGCTCGACGATCTCTGGTTCGGCACGATCGTCGAGAAACTGGGCGTGCAGGCGGTCGAAGAGTTGTGGCCGCTCGAACGTCCCTACGAGATTCCCACGATCAAGGCGCAAGCGGATCGAAGCAAAATGACTTCGTCGCTGCGACCGCTGCCGTTCATGGTTGGCGTGTATGAGCGCACGCTGGCCGCGCACGCCCACGTAAGCTGGCTGGGGCGCGGCGGCAGCTTCGGCAGCAACAACTGGGCTGTTGACGGTACGAAGACCGCGACGGGAAAACCAATCCTTTGCAGCGATCCGCACCTCGGCTTTACGCTCCCCGCGATCTGGTACGCCGCGCACGTTTCGGTCAACGGCGAGAATGTCGCCGGCGTGACCTTTGCCGGGTCGCCTTTTGTCGTTATCGGACACAACGACCGCGTCGCCTGGGGCATCACCAACATGCAGGCCGACGCCGTCGATTTCTTCGTCGAGACGATCAATCCCGACAACGCGCAAGAATACAAGCACCGCGGCGCGTGGCAGCCGCTCGCGCGGATTACGGAACACATTCCTGTCCGGGGCGAAGCCGCGCACGAGCTGCACATCGATTCCACACTGCACGGCCCCTTGATTCGTCGCGAAGATAAGGCGATTGCCCTGGCATGGACGGGCCTGACGCCCACGACCGACCTGATGGCGATCTGGGGCATGGGGCGCGCCAAGGATCGCCAGCAATTCCTCGCCGCGCTCGACAAGCTGGAAGTGCCCGCGCTGAACATCGTATACGCCGACGTCGACGGCAATATCATGATGCATCCTTGCGGCAAGCTGCCAGTGCGCACGCGTGGTCAGGGACGCATTCCCATGGACGGCGCGAGCGGAGACAACGATTGGCAAGGGATGATTCCACGCAGCGAACTGCCGCTCGCGGTGAACCCGGCCGAGCACTTTGTCGCTTCCGCCAATGGCCGCCCGACGCCGCTGGGCTATCCGCATTATTTGGGCTGGATGTGGGACGCCAGTTACCGGATTCGCCGCATCAACGAGATGTTGTCGGCCGCCGACAAGCTTTCGATCGATACGATGAAGCCGATCCAGTGCGATGCCTTTGACAAGGCGGCCGAGCGCTTCGTTCCCAAGTTGATCGAAGCGCATAAAGACGCGCCGCCGGCCGATCCCGTTGCCCAACGGGCGCTGGCTGAACTGGCGAAGTGGGACTTCATCGCCGATGCCGACGCGATTGGCCCGATCATCTGGCTGCGGTGGTTCAACTTCTATCGTGACCAGGTGTGGAACGACGAATGGACCAGCCGTGGCATTCAGCAGCCCGGCGGCTCGTGGGGATTTAGCGGCACGAACCGGCGCGAGCCAATGGTCGAGGTGCTGGAATACATCACGCGCGAGGATCCGCAGTCGGCCTGGTTCGACGATCGCACGACGCCGCAACGCGAAACCCGCGACGATATCATGCGCACCTCGTTTGCCGCCGCTGCTGCTGCTTTGAAGGCGCAGTTCGGCGAGGACGTCGCCAAATGGAACTGGGGATCGATCAACATCCTGGCTATTGGCTCGCTGGCGCGGCAGCCTGATTTGGCGCGCACCGGCCCATCGGTGGTTGGCACCTCGTTCACCGTGAACCCGGGCAGTGGCGGCGGCACGGTCGGCGGCGGCGCCTCGTGGCGCATGATCGTAGACCTGGCCGATCCCGCGCGCTCGGTAGGCGTCTATCCGGGCGGTCAGAGCGAGCACCCGGCCAGCCCGCTCTATTCCGACTTGATGGAGCCTTGGGCCAAAGGGGAGTACTTGTCGCTTCACGCGTTGGGTTCGCCCGATAAGCTGCCCGACGCGGCAAAGGCGAAAAAGATCGCGTTCGTGAAACCTTGAACGATGTCGGCTGTGCGACCAATCCGATTTCGACCTGATTGCGTACTGCTGTCCGCAGACCCGAGCACCGGCCGGGCACATTTGTCGGCCGCGCACCATTCTTCCCCAAGGCGGATCCCATGAATAATGCCAATTTCATGCATAATGACAAGCGGCGGTTGTTCGGTTTGTGTTTCAGATTCCTGGGCGTGTTGGCATTGGTAGTCTCCGTGAGGCAAACGACCGCCGGCGAGACGGCTCTCGATCGCTACACGGCCAAGGCCGATCCCGTCTTTGCTTGGAAGCTGGCCGCCCGCATACCCGGCGACGGCTACACGACCTTCATCATCGATCTGACGTCGCAAACGTGGCGTTCGGCGGACGAAGTCGATCGGCCGGTCTGGAAACACTGGCTGTCGATCGTCAAACCTGCGAAGGCCGCGGGCGATACCGCGTTCCTGTACATCGGCGGCGGTAAGAATGGCGGAGACGTGCCACAGGTCGCTCCGCAGCGCGTCATCGACCTGGCGGTCGGCACAAATACCGTCGTCGCCGAACTGGGTCAGGTACCGAACCAGCCGCTGTATTTTGCCGACTCGAAAGAGGCTGGCCGTTCCGAAGACGACCTGATTGCTTACACGCGCATCAAGTACATCAATACCCACGACGAGACGTGGCTCGTGCGGTTGGCGATGGTGAAAAGCGGCATCCGCGCCATGGATGCCATGCAGCAGTTCCTCGCTTCGGACGAGGGAGGCAAGCAAAAGATCGAACACTTCGTCGTGGCCGGCGGCTCGAAGCGCGGCTGGACCACCTGGCTCGTCGGCGCGATGGATAAGCGTGTCAGCGCGATCATTCCCATCGTGATCGATGCGCTCAATTCTGAAGTGATTACGCGCCACCATTACGAGGCGTACGGATTCTTTTCGCCGGCTTTGAACGACTACGTGCGTCACAAGGTTTTTCCCGACAAGGTCGGCACGCCTGAATACCGCGAGGTCCTCCAGATCGAGGATCCGTACAACTACCGCGATCGCGAGCGGTTGAAGATTCCCAAGTTCTTGATCAACGCCTCGGGCGATCAATTCTTCCTGCCCGACAACTCGCAGTTCTATTACGCGGCGCTTCCTGAAGAAAAGCACTTGCGCTACGTCCCCAACGCCAAGCACAATCTGGAAGGGAGCGACGCGCGCGAGAGCATCGAAGCCTTCTACCAGGCGATCCTCAGCAATCGGCCGCGCCCCCACTTCACCTGGACCAAGGACAAAGACGGCACGCTGACCGTCACCGCCCAGGAAACGCCGCAGGCGGTAAACCTGTGGCAGGCCACGAATCCCGAGGCGCGCGATTTCCGCGTCGACACGATCGGCAAGGCCTGGACGAGCACGTCGCTGTCGGCCGCCAGGCCGGGCACCTACGTCGGGCATGTTCCGCAGCCGGCAAAGGGTTTCACCGCCTTCTTTGTGGAGCTGGTTTACCCCAGCGGCAGCCGCTATCCGTTCAAGTTCACGACCGAAGTCAGCGTGGTGCCTGATATTTTGCCGTTCAAGTTCGAGGATGCGCTGAAAAAGTAACTGCCGGCGTGGATGTGACAATTCGGCGCTTCTGCAAATCTGCCGAATTTTCTTGACCCCACGGCAATCTGGGCGCCGCGTCGGCTCGTACTTTAGGCGGTGTGTCTTTGCGACTCCCGCAAGCAAAGCGACACCTGCCCGTGGCTTCGGCGCGCTAGCGAGACGGTCGCGCCCTTCGAGCTTCCCTGCGTCGTTGCGCAGCCGGCTCGCTGCGCGCCGACGGCCACGGGACGGTTATGCCCGCCGACA is part of the Pirellulales bacterium genome and harbors:
- a CDS encoding penicillin acylase family protein, whose product is MQIVSWPRLAAAYFVALHVFGVVSRSFADETVPLADLGEEVTVYSDAHGIPHVFARNWNDAARALGYLHASDRLWQMDMFRRQASGVTAELLGKDALPHDILMRQLGIRRTCEALWNGGGLPEALRAELVAYAAGVNARIATLDEKTLPPYFAALGYRPAPWTPVDSLVFSKYMGWDQSGTLDDLWFGTIVEKLGVQAVEELWPLERPYEIPTIKAQADRSKMTSSLRPLPFMVGVYERTLAAHAHVSWLGRGGSFGSNNWAVDGTKTATGKPILCSDPHLGFTLPAIWYAAHVSVNGENVAGVTFAGSPFVVIGHNDRVAWGITNMQADAVDFFVETINPDNAQEYKHRGAWQPLARITEHIPVRGEAAHELHIDSTLHGPLIRREDKAIALAWTGLTPTTDLMAIWGMGRAKDRQQFLAALDKLEVPALNIVYADVDGNIMMHPCGKLPVRTRGQGRIPMDGASGDNDWQGMIPRSELPLAVNPAEHFVASANGRPTPLGYPHYLGWMWDASYRIRRINEMLSAADKLSIDTMKPIQCDAFDKAAERFVPKLIEAHKDAPPADPVAQRALAELAKWDFIADADAIGPIIWLRWFNFYRDQVWNDEWTSRGIQQPGGSWGFSGTNRREPMVEVLEYITREDPQSAWFDDRTTPQRETRDDIMRTSFAAAAAALKAQFGEDVAKWNWGSINILAIGSLARQPDLARTGPSVVGTSFTVNPGSGGGTVGGGASWRMIVDLADPARSVGVYPGGQSEHPASPLYSDLMEPWAKGEYLSLHALGSPDKLPDAAKAKKIAFVKP
- a CDS encoding PhoPQ-activated pathogenicity-related family protein yields the protein MNNANFMHNDKRRLFGLCFRFLGVLALVVSVRQTTAGETALDRYTAKADPVFAWKLAARIPGDGYTTFIIDLTSQTWRSADEVDRPVWKHWLSIVKPAKAAGDTAFLYIGGGKNGGDVPQVAPQRVIDLAVGTNTVVAELGQVPNQPLYFADSKEAGRSEDDLIAYTRIKYINTHDETWLVRLAMVKSGIRAMDAMQQFLASDEGGKQKIEHFVVAGGSKRGWTTWLVGAMDKRVSAIIPIVIDALNSEVITRHHYEAYGFFSPALNDYVRHKVFPDKVGTPEYREVLQIEDPYNYRDRERLKIPKFLINASGDQFFLPDNSQFYYAALPEEKHLRYVPNAKHNLEGSDARESIEAFYQAILSNRPRPHFTWTKDKDGTLTVTAQETPQAVNLWQATNPEARDFRVDTIGKAWTSTSLSAARPGTYVGHVPQPAKGFTAFFVELVYPSGSRYPFKFTTEVSVVPDILPFKFEDALKK